The proteins below are encoded in one region of Halalkalicoccus jeotgali B3:
- the ftsZ gene encoding cell division protein FtsZ — translation MDSIIQDAVESDEAEQAATREDAEDGVAPEVSQSGQMTDEELRDVLEDLQTNITVVGCGGAGGNTVDRMEEEGIHGAKLVAANTDVQHLVEIEADTKILLGEQKTRGRGAGSLPQVGEEAALESQDEVNDAIQGSDMVFVTAGLGGGTGTGSAPVVAKAARESGALTIAIVTTPFTAEGEVRRTNAEAGLERLRDVADTVIVVPNDRLLDAVGKLPVRQAFKVADEVLMRSVKGITELITKPGLVNLDFADVRTVMEKGGVAMIGLGESDSESKAKDSVKSALRSPLLDVDISGANSALVNVTGGNDMSIEEAEGVVEEIYERIDPDARIIWGTSVDEELDGAMRTMIVVTGVDSPQIYGREDEGQQEQSTGQLQDIDYVE, via the coding sequence ATGGACTCGATCATTCAGGACGCCGTCGAGAGCGACGAGGCGGAGCAGGCGGCGACACGAGAGGACGCCGAGGACGGCGTCGCCCCCGAGGTCAGCCAGTCGGGCCAGATGACCGACGAGGAGCTTCGGGACGTACTGGAGGACCTCCAGACCAATATAACGGTGGTCGGCTGTGGCGGTGCGGGCGGCAACACGGTCGACCGGATGGAAGAGGAGGGCATCCACGGCGCGAAGCTGGTCGCCGCCAACACGGACGTCCAGCACCTCGTGGAGATCGAGGCCGACACCAAGATCCTGCTTGGCGAACAGAAAACGCGCGGCCGGGGCGCGGGGTCACTCCCCCAAGTGGGCGAGGAGGCCGCCCTCGAGAGCCAGGACGAGGTCAACGACGCGATTCAGGGCTCGGACATGGTCTTCGTGACCGCGGGTCTGGGCGGCGGGACCGGCACCGGTTCGGCCCCCGTCGTCGCCAAAGCCGCCCGCGAGTCGGGCGCGCTCACCATCGCCATCGTCACGACGCCGTTCACGGCCGAGGGCGAGGTCCGACGCACCAACGCCGAGGCCGGCCTCGAACGGCTGCGAGACGTCGCCGACACCGTGATCGTCGTGCCGAACGACCGCCTGCTCGACGCCGTCGGTAAACTGCCGGTGCGCCAGGCGTTCAAGGTCGCAGACGAGGTGCTCATGCGCTCGGTCAAGGGCATTACCGAGCTGATCACCAAACCCGGATTAGTGAACCTCGACTTCGCGGACGTTCGCACCGTCATGGAGAAAGGCGGGGTCGCCATGATCGGACTCGGCGAGAGCGATTCGGAATCGAAGGCGAAGGACTCGGTCAAGTCGGCACTTCGCTCTCCGCTGCTTGACGTCGACATCTCCGGGGCGAACTCCGCGCTGGTCAACGTCACCGGTGGCAACGACATGAGTATCGAGGAGGCAGAAGGCGTCGTCGAGGAGATCTACGAGCGGATCGATCCCGACGCCCGCATCATCTGGGGCACCTCCGTCGACGAGGAACTCGACGGCGCGATGCGCACCATGATCGTCGTTACCGGGGTCGACTCCCCGCAGATCTACGGCCGCGAGGACGAGGGCCAACAGGAGCAAAGTACCGGTCAGCTACAGGACATCGACTACGTCGAGTAG